The genomic stretch TTTCCTGCGTTTCGTACCCTTTTTTCTGCTGTATCAGCATAAAGGGCATCAAGACAAGCCGAACTGCTAATGTAATGAAGATAATGCTGATTCCGTAGTCATCATGCATATAGCTGGCAATTAATTTAATCAAGTAAGAAAAGGGATCTACAAAATAGTGATTGAACCAGCTGCCATCAGATGGCGCCCCATTTTCTCCTTGGCATCCTGCCAGCAAGAGTACGAGGGTAAGAGAGCTTAATATAATACCGTACTTTTTAAAGAAAGTGAATACAGATGTGCGTTGCATATTTGATTTCCTCCTTGTTGTATCGAATGGTTATTCTTTACATACAACAAGGACTCCGCTTCACTATCATCATCTGGACCATCTTTTCGCATCGTTATGCGAATCAGCCAACAGATAATTGGTCTGCTGTGCGCAATATGCTCCGGCATATGATAGTACCGATTATCTATTGGACAAATATATTGCCAATGCATCGCTTCTGAGGAGCGAAAATGGCTGGCAACACTAGTTGTCGTCTTGTGGGCCAAGATAACAGTCATCGTTAGCCCGATATAGAAAACCAACGAAGTAAAATCTTCAGCGAATACGTTCCAAAAAGCGTAAAACATCTGCATTCACCTCCTTTCATTCCTTCTATTTTCCTATACACGCCGGAACTTGTCAAAGTGGCGCAGGGATTCCTCTATCTTGTGGAGAAATGGCTTATAAGAAGCGTTTTCTCTGCTAGAGACAGTTTATTTCAATTAGTTTTATGACGGAGGGGGATGAACATGATAAACTGGTTAGCGAGACTACAAGCTGCAGAGGTGAAGCCTATGTTTAAGATACGCGAAGCTAAGTTATCAGATTATGAGCAAATTGCGATTCTTTACAAGGAATTATATAACACACATTATGAGCATCAGCCGGAGTATTTCGCCAAAAAGGCAGAACCGCTGGATCAGCATGTGTTCGAGAGTAATATATACTTAGATAACAAGAAAGTTTTTCTCGTAGAAAAAGCGAAGGAAGTAATGGCTTTTGCTACTATACGGATTACGAGCGAAACAGTTTCGCATAAGGCCCATATTTTTATCGAGGAATTTTGTGTTCGCTCTGATATGCGCGGGAAAGGAATCGGCGGCCATTTATTCGAGAAAATCAAACGTCACGGTAAAAAGATAGGCGCCACCGAAATTGAATTGAATGTATGGAATTTCAATAACCGAGCGGAAGACTTCTATGTCAAAATGGGGATGCAAGTCCGGTCCAAACGCATGGGTATATCTTTGAAATAATTGTCGAAAAACCCCTTTGCGAAGGGGTTTTTCGATTTTTAGATTAATAAATCAGATCTTGTGAAAATAAATGTAGCCAAGCTGTCACCTCAAGATTATAATTATCTGGAATTACTTAAATAAATTTCCAGGAGGAAACGTACGTGACAAAGAAGCTATTGGTTGGAATAATCATGGTTTTGCTTTGCTTGCAAGCGGTGGCACCGCAGACAGCGTTTGCTGCCATTAACAAACAAGAGCTGGAAGCCTATGCGGCTGCGCTTGGAACAGATGTAAAAGGTTTGAACCAGTATTTAAAAGATTTTGAGTGGGGGACCATCGAAGAATATGAAGCTAGCTCGATGGAAGAATTACGGGGATGGTTAGGAGAGCCTGTCACAGAAGAGAACCTTCAGACTTTCTTGGATGAGTCAGGTTATACAGTAGAAGATATCACGAAAGCGTTGACAGAAGTGGGTTTGGCTGAAAAAGGATATACTCCGGCTGATATTCTGCTTTATTCCGATTTGAACTGGTTATTGGGAGACCCTGCAACCTCTGAAAACCTTCAAGGATTAACGGAGGAACTCGGATTAACGGAGAAAGAACTTGCGGGTTTGTTTGCTGCAAACGGACTGGATTTGCATAGCTATATCAGCATGGATGACATATATGAAGTAATTTATAACGAAGTCAACGGTGTGTCCTTGCATTTTCTCTTACAGGAAATCGAACTGACACAGGAAGCATTCAATCAGCTATTAGCTGATAATGATAAAAAGCTGGAAGACTTCCAAAGCTATGATGAACTCGCTGAATTTGTATACGAAGCAACAGGCTACGGCGAAATCTCAATAGATGATTATTGGGAAATGGCTGGTTCGTTTCTTGATTTAATCGGCATAAGTAAAGGGGAATTCTTCCGAGCATATGCGTATATGGAAGAAGTAGTGCTGCATGATCCGGAAGCCTTTATTACAGGTTTGGAGGATATTGCTGCACGCGCAGAAGCTCTCGGCAACTTCGAGACTTCCACAGAATTGACGGAAGCGCAAGGACAAGAGCTGATTGCAATCTGGGATGACCTGATGGGGATTTTCCAAATGAAAGCCGTTTTCTATTTGGTTGATGGCGACACAAAAACGGCAGTAACAATGGAAGAGTTACTCAAAGTGACAGATTTAGAGAATCGTGTTTTGCTAGTAGATCTGCTTGATACGCAAGGAAACCATTTGCTTAACTTCACAATTACGGGTGAGCTTTTTGGTTCTGATTTAGTCACAAAGGCGCCGGTGTTGGAAGTTCCAGAGACTGAAGCGGCAGTGCCTTTGTACACACACGAAGCTCCAGTCAAAGAAAAGGCAGTAGCAGTGCCAGCTAAGGTTGCTGCAGAAACGGTAAAACAAGAAGGTAAGCGTCTGCCAGATACAGCATCTCCAATTGGTAATATCTTTGCTTGGGGTATTGCATTACTGGCAGCTGGGGCAGCTCTTTATGTATGGAATCGACGCAAAAAACTTTCTAATTGATACGTACAGCACCATGAATTCTATGATTCATGGTGTTTTTTTATAGAAAAGTGAAACAAACAGCCAAGGTGCTCCGTACATATTATGGAAGGATGACAAAATTGTTACAGGAAGGGTGAAAAAATGGCAGAACCGGCCATGCAGCTGATTGGCTTGAAAAAGCAGATTGGTTCGAAATTAATTGTAAAAGGCTTGAACTTTGATATTCAGCCGGGTGAAGTATTTGGATTCCTAGGTCCAAACGGAGCGGGTAAGACAACAACAATCCGCATGATGGTAGGTCTTATTCGTATCTCGGAAGGAGACGTACGAATCCAGGGGAAAAGTATTAAATCAGATTTCAAAGGTGCTATCCGGCATGTAGGGGCAATTGTAGAGAATCCAGAATTATACGGATTTATGTCTGGTTACAAGAATTTACTTGTCTTTTCCCGCATGATTCCAGGAATAACGAGAGACCGTATTGATGAAGTTGTGAAGCTCGTTGGATTGGAAAAAAGCATTAACCAGAAAGTGAAGCGGTATTCATTAGGAATGCGGCAGCGTCTTGGTATTGCACAGGCATTATTACATAGACCATCAATATTAATACTAGATGAGCCGACAAACGGATTAGATCCATCCGGTATCCGTGAAATCCGCCATTATATTCGCAAATTAGCAGAAGAAGAAAACGTGGCAGTTATCGTTTCCAGCCATTTGCTTTCGGAAATGGAGTTAATGTGTGATCGTATCGGTATTTTAAAGAATGGCGAACTGATTTCTATCCAGGAAGTCCGTAGTACGGACGGAGACGTGCCAGAAGAAATGGTGAAGATAGATTGTGCAGCAGCGCAGCTTCAAACGGCCAAACAGCTGCTTCAAGAGCAATTTGGTATTGCGGCGGTTGACAATAATAATCAGCTGTTATTCCCGATCTCCCGTGATCAGATACCATCAATTATTAAGGCTTTAGCCGTAGCTGATATTGAGATGTATGGGGTTGCAGTTGAGCGGAAGACACTGGAAGATAAATTCTTACACGTGATTGGAGAGAATGTCATTGAGTAGTAACTTTTTCCAACTGGTGCGGAATGAGCAGACCAAACTGTACAGCCAGGTAGCAACTTGGATTATGCTTGGCATACTTGTAGTTGTCGTATTGGGATTTGCACTCATTATGCGGACTGCAGATGGATTTATCGCAAATTATGATGATGCAACTTGGAAGCAGGATCTGCAGCAGGAAAATCAGGATTTGGCAGAATATGATGCTACAGGCACCCAGATCTTAATTAACAACTACCGAATAGAAAATGATTTGAAACCTGAAGGAACAACAGCTTGGGATTTTCTTTATCAAAGTAATTTCATGACAAGTGTGCTCAGCTTGCTGACGATCATCGTTGCAGGCGGCATCATAGCGAATGAATTTCGTTGGGGTACTATTAAACTGTTATTAATACGTCCTGCATCAAGGACAAAGATTTTCTTTGCGAAATATACAAGCGTGCTCCTGTTTGCTTTAACTGCACTGATTGTATTATTCATCTTTTCTTGGTTATTCGGCATGCTGTTCTTCGGTCTCGGAGGAGACGGAGTCATGCTCCAAGTGAAGGACGGAGAAGTTGTCGAAACATCTGTCTGGATTCGGATTGCACAAGACTACGGCTTGCAGCTAGTGAAACTGGTTGTCTGGGCAACATTTGCCTTTATGATTTCTGCTGCTTTGCGTAATGGGGCATTAGCTATTGGAACAGCAATTTTCTTAATGTTTGTTGGAAGCTCTGTTGTTCCGTTTATTTCCGATAAAGCTTTTGGGAAATATGTTTTATTCTCAAATCTTGACTTAACTCAATTTACAACAGGGTATAAGATTATTGAGGATTTGACCCTTACATTCTCGGTTGTAACCATTATTGTGTATTATCTGGTCTTCCTTGTAATAGGTTGGGTATTGTTCACAAAACGTGATGTAGCAGGTAATTAAATCAATAGGAGAGGGGAATTTTTATGGTAAAAAGAACAGCGGAAAAAGTGTTAGTTATTATCGGAGCGGTATTATTTCTAATCGTTGGTGGCTGGACTGCATTGGGATTAGGTGCTTCAGAAGAGACCACGACAAACCAGCTTACAAGCCAAGGTGATTTAACACAAGATCAAGCGGAAGCATTTACAGATCTAATGAGCGGCGTATCAATATGGATGATCATCGTACTCGTTATTTGTGCAATTCTCGGTTTTGTTTCCCTGGCGATGCTGAAAAATAATAAACCTGCGAAGGGCGCAGGTATCCTGCTTATCATTACAGCAGTACTTGGAACTGTTTTATCTATTTTTATGGGCTTCATCAGCGGCATACTTTATTTGATTGCTGGCATCATGGCGATTGTGCGTAAGCCAGTTGAGCAATATAATGATAGAGGGGAAACTTATTAAGAAGTAATTGCAGGAAGGAGGAGGAACATGCTAAGACGTACAGCGGAGAAAGTACTTGCCACCATTGGTGCGGTCGTCTTCCTTTATACTGCAATCTCGACTTGGATTCGTTTGGCTGCATACGACCCGGAAGCTGCTCGCCAGGAAATTCTGGATAGCGGCGTAGACCAGGCGGTTGATACTGGAATGGTTGCGGATATGGCAAATACCTTAGGCGCATTTGTTATTGCCGTAGGTCTGATTTGTGCCGTTCTCGGTATTGTTGCAGCGGTTAAACTGAAGGCTAACCGCAAGCAAACAGGCCTAGGAGTTATGTTGATCATCGTATCGTTAGTAGGATCCATTGCAACATTTTTAGCCGGATTCATCGGCGGAATGTTGTATCTTATTGCTGGTGTGATGGTATTGGCTAGAAGACCAGCACAGCATATCGAATAGACGAAAAGAGAGGAGAAACAGCATGATTAAACGTACTGCAGAAAAGGTTTTGGGAATTATCGGTGTTGTACTTAATGCATTAGGTGCTATCTTAACTGGGATATTGATTGGTGTAGCTGGAGATGACATCTCGCAGGAATTATACAATGATCCTACGATTACAACGGAAGATGCAGATATTATGAGCAGCTTTTTAGGCGGTTTAGGGTGGTATTTCGTTGTTGTTAGTGCGATTTCAGCTATTCTCGGTATCGTTGGTATTGTTTTGTTACGCCGCAACAGCCGATCAACAGCTGCTGGTGTAGTATTTATTGTTACAGCGGTGCTGTCAGCAATTTTAACTTTGTTTGGATCGTTTGTAACGTCCATTCTTTACTTGGTTGCAGGTATCTTGGCAATCGTCCGAAAACCGATAGATCAGCACAACGCGCAAGACAGCAACACGATAGACAATTACTGATACGGAAGGGGTACTGCCAAGAGCAGTGCCCCTTTTTACGTGGATAAGCCGATTATTGCTAGTGTTATACCAATTGCATAGCTGCCTAGCACATAACTGATAGCTGCAGCGATTTTTCTTTTACTCCCTAATTGTACAAGCTCCAGATGGAAAGTGGAGAAAGTTGTAAAAGAACCTAAAAAACCTACGGCGAGGAAGTTTTGCCATTCTGCACCCCAATTTAACTGGTACACAAGCCCAAGCAAAAAGGAACCAGCTGCATTTGTCAGCAAAGTCGGAAGCGGGAAGTCTTTCTTCCATATATGTTGTCCTTGCCTGCTGATCTCGTAGCGCGCAATGGCACCGAGCCAACCTCCGAGGAGCACGAAAATGATAGTCATGCTGACCGCCTCCTTTGTGCTGGATTTGGTGCTAGCTGCAAGCCAAACATAAGTGCTCCCAATCCAGCCGCAGAGCTGATTATCAAGTAAATTAGTGCTACACTTGCCATATTTTCTTGTAGAAGCAAAGCAGCTTCCAGACTGACTGTCGAGAATGTTGTGAAAGCACCGACCATTCCAGTAGTCAGTGCCTTTGCCAGCGCTTGTTTTTGAGCAAAGTAACGCTGCTTAACCAGGTTAGTGAAATACCCCATTAGGAAGCAGCCGATGGTATTAATGATAAGTGTACCAATGGGGAAATTTCCTGTTTGCGGAATAACTACTCCGACAAGGTAGCGAAGCAGTGCCCCGATGCTGCCGCCACACCCGATTGCAAGATATATCTTCATGAACAAACCTTCTCTTTTCGCATATATTGCTGTATCCTGTATTATACCCCAGAACCTGTGTTACGCTAGTGACATGGTTTCATAAGGAAAGGTAGTATGAATATGATGAAGAACGCAGCAATTTTGAGTGAGGAATATTTCTTATCCTACTTTCGCCTGCTGCTGAATACCCGCGGCTGTACTGTCGAGGAAGCTTATCAGCTAACAGTGGATCAAATCTTTGAAGGAGACCTTAATCTCTTTGGTGAAGATACCAAAAAGAATTTCAAGCTTGCTTACCAAGCCATCAAAGGAAGCTGAAACTCCCTAAGCGCTCGATTTGACATTGAGAATGGTTATCAATTAAAATGAGAGCAGATGAAGGGGAGTGAATGAAGGTGGCAAGTGTTCTGATTGCATTCACCAGTATGTCAGGCAATACAGAAGAAATGGCTGACATTATGGAACAGACGTTAGAAGAGCAAGGAGCGGATGTAACGAAGCTCCAGATTGATATAGATGAGGTTGATGTATTTACATTGACAGATTATGATGGCATCTTAATGGGCACTTACACGTGGGGAGATGGAGACATTCCATATGAAATAGAGGACTTCTATGATGAATTAGATGACATCGACTTAGAAGGCAAACCCGTTGCCCTTTTCGGGTCTTGTGACTCCATTTATACAAGCTTTGGTGCCGCTATTGACACATTTAAAGAAAAATTTAAGGAGCGCGGAGCGGAGATTGTTTCTGAAAGTCTCAAGGTGGATCTTTCACCTGAAGACGAAGATATACGCAATTGCCAGGAGTTTGCCGCATCGTTCGCTTCCATACTTGATAAACAGCGCAGTTTATAAGAGCAGTCTGCTAATGCAGGCTGCTTTTTCTTGTGGCTGCACAAAAATGAACGCAACGAACACTTTTTTTAATTAAAGAAGGATTTTGTAGAAGAATGTCGAATGAATTTGGGTATAGAGATAGATTAGGAGGTAGAACGATGAACATTTTCCCTTTAGAAACAAAGCATCACGACGAGATGATCGACATTACGGACTCTATTCAGCGTTATATTCAATCTATTGGCATCAAGGAGGGAATCGTACATATCTCTTCTATGCATACCACTGCGGGCATCACAGTCAATGAGAATGCAGATCCGGATGTGAAGATTGATTTTTTGCGCCGGCTTGATGAGGTGTATCCTTGGGAACATCCTAAGGACCGGCATATGGAAGGGAACACAGCAGCCCATTTAAAGACAAGTACTGTCGGACACGCCCAAGTTGTATCTCTTTCAGAAGGTAAGCTTGTCCTCGGTACGTGGCAAGGCATTTACTTCTGTGAATTTGATGGACCTAGAAATCGTACGTATGCGGTACAGGTTATAGCAGCCGAAAAGAGTGAAGCATAATGGAGCAATCCTATGCGTGCGCAATGTGCGGAACTGTCCTCCATATCCCTCATGCTGGGGAATTGCTGCTGAAGCTGCCTGCTGCAAATAAAAACTTAGCAATTGGAAATCCGCATAAACAGACAGATACATATTCTATTTTTCAATACTTTACATTGCAGCAGCTGGAACAAATGCTCCTTACGCTGCGTCACCAGAATGTGAGTGGTGCAGTCTGTACGGTGGCTGAGAAAGTAACCCATCACTATCCAATGATTTCTGTCGAGGAGCTGCTTCATCGTATCCTTTATCCGCAATTCACAGAGATTATCCATCAACAGGCGTTCCATTCTTATGTACAGCCTATTATCTCGATAGAAAATGAGAAGGTTTACGGATATGAACATCTGTTGCGTACGGATAAGCCTGAAGTATCCCCCGCTGCACTGTTTACTTTTGCTTCAGAAGCAGGCCTCACTTCTATGCTGGATCAGCGTGCGAGACAGACAGCAGTAAAGAAAAGAGCAGAAGAAAGGATTGCGAAAGGGATAAAGAGTTTTATCAACTTTCTGCCGTCTACTATTTATAATCCTGACTTTTGTTTGAGACAAACTTTTCAGGCTGTTGACAAGTATCACATCGATCCAAGTGATCTTGTATTTGAAGTTGTGGAAACGGAAAAGGTGGATGATGTTGCTCGTTTGAAGCGTATATTCAAACGGTACAAACACGAAGGAATGCTAGTGGCCTTGGATGATGTTGGAGCCGGATATGCGACACTCGATCTTTTTAAAGAACTGGAACCAGACTTCGTTAAAATTGACAGAGCATACATATCTTATTGTGACCGAGACGTAGAAAAACAAGAATTCCTGTATAAGGTAATCGAGGTTGCAAGAGAACTGGGAACGAATGTGCTTGCAGAAGGTATTGAGAGACAGGAAGAATTAGACTATTGTAAACAGATAGGTATTGATTTAGCACAAGGTTACTTCATCGGGAAACCTAACCCCAAACCTATTTCTAATGATTCTCTGTTTTCTCTTTGAGCAGCAAGAGAACCCTCTTATTAAGTGATATTATATTCGCTTAATAAGAGGGTTCTTTTCGTTAATAAGGAAAAGTTTGTGACGGCAAGCAAATTATTTTACAAAAAACTATAAAAGTGCTTCACCTTGTATGATGGATGCCGATATATTGAAAGTCATTATACAGACTTAGGGATGTGTAATAGCTAATATCGAGGGAGATAGAGTGATGAAAGTGATAAGGAATATGAAGATTAGAACAAAGATGTTCGTTCTTATCTTGGTTGGGGTTATTGCACTTGTTGGAGTCGGTTTGGCTGGTATTGTTAACATGCGAGAAGTTGCTAGTGATGCTAGAGAAATTTATGAAGACAAACTTGTCCCAAACCTATCCCTTAGTGAAATTAGAATTAATAACCGCTCAAATGATGGGTATATTCTAGCGTTGATGCTTACTGCTGATGATGAGCGGAATAAAGAACTGAATGAAAAACTAACAGCATCGATGGAGGAAATTGGAGCATCGGTGAATAGTTTGGAGAAAAGTGAGTTATCCAGTGAAGGTAAGGAACTGCTCGAGCAGTATAAGACAGAACGAGGAAAACTAAAAGATATACGAGATCAAGTCGTGCGTCTTACGATGGAAAATGAGAATGAAGATGCTTTTACATTGTATACAGAACAGCAAGTTCCACAGCGTGATAAAATTAACGGTATTTTAGCGGACCTTCAAACAGTTAACACAAAGGAAGCTAAAGATACATATCAACAAGCGGTAAATGATGTGAGAAATGCCACATTTATTATGATTGGTATTAGTGCTGCCGCGATTGTATTGCTGGTCTGTCTGGGATTATTCATCATCAAACTAATTAGCAATCCACTTCAGGAGATGCGTAATTTATTAGGGAAAGCAGCGGAGGGTGACTTTACTTCAAGCAGTACCTATCAATCACGAGATGAATTAGGGCAGCTCATGCAATCCTATGAGACGATGGCCGATGGCATGCGTTCCATTATTCGTGTCGTGCATGACACATCACAGCAAGTAGCTGCCTCCTCAGAGGAACTAAGTGCAAGTGCTGAGCAAAGCAGTACATCTTCCGAGCATGTTGCCAAGACGATGCAGGAGCTGGCGGAAGGTTCAGGCCAGCAGCTGGAACTTATCACGGTAACGGCTGCAACAATGGACGATATGAAACAGCATACAGATAAATTGGTTATGAATTCGCAAAATGTGGAAATGGCTGTTGAAAAGACATCCGAGTTGTCAGTCGAAGGTGGCCGTGCAATAAAAGATGTGAATCAGCAAATGAACACCATTACATCTCATGTACAGGATCTGTCAGAATCGATTGAGAGTTTGAATAAGCGTTCCAAGGAAATAAGTGATATTACAGGCGTGATTACGGACATTTCTGCACAGACGAATTTACTTGCGCTGAACGCGACGATTGAAGCAGCTCGTGCTGGTGAGCATGGAAAAGGGTTCGCGGTCGTTGCCGATGAAGTACGGAAACTTGCGGAAGAGACAAATGGAGCAGCCGCGCAAATTGCTTCGTTAGTAAGTTATATTCAGCAAGATACGACAAAAACAATCGGACTGATGCAGCATGCAGCGGATGAAGTGACAGCGGGTACACGGGTTGTTGATCAAGCTGGTCGTTCCTTTACGCAAATTGAGACAGCAGTAGCAAGTTTGGTGGAAGATTTCCAAGAAGTGGGCGCAGCATTGAAAGGGCTAATCGGTGGTTCTGAGATTGTTGATCGTTCTCTTGCGGAAGTAAACGGGGTAGCGCAAGAAGGAGCTGCATCAACGGAGAGTGTCTCAGCAGCTACTGAGGAACAGCTGGCAGCCATGCAGGAGATTGCCGCTTCCTCGAGTTCGCTTGCATTCTTAGCAGAAGAATTGCAAACTTCCATTGCTCGTTTTCGTGTATAAGTTAATTGGTTAATAAATAGTAACCAATAAAAGCTAGGATTAGTAACAAAAAAACAGCTATCAAGCTTTTCACATTGGAACCCTCCTCTAAGAAGTAGACGAATTCTTCTTGGAAAAGGGTTCATTTTTTTACATGTATTGCAGTCATCTTGTACAAACTAGTTGCAGTATGTACAAAGGAGGCAATTGGAATGGAAACTTTTCAAGCAGGTGAAGTTGTATATGTAATCATTCGCAATCCCCATGCACAGGGAGTTGCCAATATACAAGAAGCGGCGGTTGTTCATAATCCAGAGAAACCTGGTGAACTGGCTTTGTTTGTTTATGAAACGTACTATCCGTTAACGGATGAAGTGGCGGTCTATCAAGATCTTGGTGAAGCGGAAGAAGCCTATGTGTCTGCTTTTGGTTTATCCGAAGGTGGTTATTATGGTTAAGCCATTCGTACCGCAGCTTGTTTACATTGAACCGAGAGCATTGGAATATCCGCTCGGTGTGAAGCTGCGAGACAAGTTCAAAGATATGGGAGTAGAGATACGCGAAACAACTTCTCATAATCAGGTGCGTAACCTGCCTGGTGATAACGATTTTCAAAAATACCGGACAGCCAAATCAACATTAGTCGTTGGTGTGCGGAAAACATTGAAATTCGATACATCCAAGCCATCGGCAGAATATGCTATTCCGTTTGCAACAGGCTGTATGGGGCATTGTCATTATTGTTACCTGCAGACGACGATGGGATCCAAACCGTATATTCGTACGTATGTAAATACAGATGAGATTTTTGATGCCGCTGAGCAGTATATGAAGGAGAGAGCGCCGGAGGAGACGCGCTTCGAAGCTTCTTGTACGTCTGACATCGTTGGGATTGATCATCTAACCCATACACTCAAGCATGCTATTGAATACTTTGGCCGTTCGGAACATGGTCAGCTGCGCTTTGTCACAAAGTTTGCGCATGTCGATCATTTGCTTGATGCAGATCACAAAGGCCGGACAAGATTCCGTTTCAGTATTAATGACGATTATGTTATAAAGTACTTTGAACCAGGTACATCCCGCTTGAAGGATCGAATAGAGGCGGCTGTGAAGGTAGCCGAAGCTGGATATCCATTAGGTTTTATTGTAGCCCCGATATACCTGCATGAAGGCTGGCAGCAAGGATATCCGGAAATGCTGGAGCATCTTGAAGCAGCATTACCTGCTCATGCCAAAAAGAACTTGACCTTTGAATTGATTCAGCATCGTTTCACGAAGCCGGCAAAACGTGTTATTCAGAAGAATTACCCGATGTCGAAGCTGGAGCTGGATGAAAATAAGCGGAAGTACAAATGGGGCCGCTATGGTATTGGGAAGTATGTGTATCAAAATGATGAACAAGAAGAAATCAAAGACGTGATTGGCAGTAATATTTATAAAATGTTTCCGCAGTCACGAATTGAATATTTTACCTGATACATCCGTTGACAATCTTATCTGTGCATGTGATAGTAAAGGAGACAATTGAATTTCGAGGAAGTCCACTAGGGGTGCCGTTAGGCTGAGATAAGAGTAATCTTAATCCCTTTGAACCTGATCTGGTTAACACCAGCGTAGGGAAGTGGAGCCGGATTCGTGTATCTTACATACTATTACAATGTAAACGAGTCGCTCCATACTTCTGGAGC from Terribacillus sp. DMT04 encodes the following:
- a CDS encoding GNAT family N-acetyltransferase; translated protein: MINWLARLQAAEVKPMFKIREAKLSDYEQIAILYKELYNTHYEHQPEYFAKKAEPLDQHVFESNIYLDNKKVFLVEKAKEVMAFATIRITSETVSHKAHIFIEEFCVRSDMRGKGIGGHLFEKIKRHGKKIGATEIELNVWNFNNRAEDFYVKMGMQVRSKRMGISLK
- a CDS encoding processed acidic surface protein, which gives rise to MTKKLLVGIIMVLLCLQAVAPQTAFAAINKQELEAYAAALGTDVKGLNQYLKDFEWGTIEEYEASSMEELRGWLGEPVTEENLQTFLDESGYTVEDITKALTEVGLAEKGYTPADILLYSDLNWLLGDPATSENLQGLTEELGLTEKELAGLFAANGLDLHSYISMDDIYEVIYNEVNGVSLHFLLQEIELTQEAFNQLLADNDKKLEDFQSYDELAEFVYEATGYGEISIDDYWEMAGSFLDLIGISKGEFFRAYAYMEEVVLHDPEAFITGLEDIAARAEALGNFETSTELTEAQGQELIAIWDDLMGIFQMKAVFYLVDGDTKTAVTMEELLKVTDLENRVLLVDLLDTQGNHLLNFTITGELFGSDLVTKAPVLEVPETEAAVPLYTHEAPVKEKAVAVPAKVAAETVKQEGKRLPDTASPIGNIFAWGIALLAAGAALYVWNRRKKLSN
- a CDS encoding ABC transporter ATP-binding protein codes for the protein MAEPAMQLIGLKKQIGSKLIVKGLNFDIQPGEVFGFLGPNGAGKTTTIRMMVGLIRISEGDVRIQGKSIKSDFKGAIRHVGAIVENPELYGFMSGYKNLLVFSRMIPGITRDRIDEVVKLVGLEKSINQKVKRYSLGMRQRLGIAQALLHRPSILILDEPTNGLDPSGIREIRHYIRKLAEEENVAVIVSSHLLSEMELMCDRIGILKNGELISIQEVRSTDGDVPEEMVKIDCAAAQLQTAKQLLQEQFGIAAVDNNNQLLFPISRDQIPSIIKALAVADIEMYGVAVERKTLEDKFLHVIGENVIE
- a CDS encoding ABC transporter permease, which encodes MSSNFFQLVRNEQTKLYSQVATWIMLGILVVVVLGFALIMRTADGFIANYDDATWKQDLQQENQDLAEYDATGTQILINNYRIENDLKPEGTTAWDFLYQSNFMTSVLSLLTIIVAGGIIANEFRWGTIKLLLIRPASRTKIFFAKYTSVLLFALTALIVLFIFSWLFGMLFFGLGGDGVMLQVKDGEVVETSVWIRIAQDYGLQLVKLVVWATFAFMISAALRNGALAIGTAIFLMFVGSSVVPFISDKAFGKYVLFSNLDLTQFTTGYKIIEDLTLTFSVVTIIVYYLVFLVIGWVLFTKRDVAGN
- a CDS encoding DUF4064 domain-containing protein, which translates into the protein MVKRTAEKVLVIIGAVLFLIVGGWTALGLGASEETTTNQLTSQGDLTQDQAEAFTDLMSGVSIWMIIVLVICAILGFVSLAMLKNNKPAKGAGILLIITAVLGTVLSIFMGFISGILYLIAGIMAIVRKPVEQYNDRGETY
- a CDS encoding DUF4064 domain-containing protein; protein product: MLRRTAEKVLATIGAVVFLYTAISTWIRLAAYDPEAARQEILDSGVDQAVDTGMVADMANTLGAFVIAVGLICAVLGIVAAVKLKANRKQTGLGVMLIIVSLVGSIATFLAGFIGGMLYLIAGVMVLARRPAQHIE
- a CDS encoding DUF4064 domain-containing protein — translated: MIKRTAEKVLGIIGVVLNALGAILTGILIGVAGDDISQELYNDPTITTEDADIMSSFLGGLGWYFVVVSAISAILGIVGIVLLRRNSRSTAAGVVFIVTAVLSAILTLFGSFVTSILYLVAGILAIVRKPIDQHNAQDSNTIDNY
- the crcB gene encoding fluoride efflux transporter CrcB — translated: MTIIFVLLGGWLGAIARYEISRQGQHIWKKDFPLPTLLTNAAGSFLLGLVYQLNWGAEWQNFLAVGFLGSFTTFSTFHLELVQLGSKRKIAAAISYVLGSYAIGITLAIIGLST
- the crcB gene encoding fluoride efflux transporter CrcB, giving the protein MKIYLAIGCGGSIGALLRYLVGVVIPQTGNFPIGTLIINTIGCFLMGYFTNLVKQRYFAQKQALAKALTTGMVGAFTTFSTVSLEAALLLQENMASVALIYLIISSAAGLGALMFGLQLAPNPAQRRRSA
- a CDS encoding flavodoxin, whose amino-acid sequence is MASVLIAFTSMSGNTEEMADIMEQTLEEQGADVTKLQIDIDEVDVFTLTDYDGILMGTYTWGDGDIPYEIEDFYDELDDIDLEGKPVALFGSCDSIYTSFGAAIDTFKEKFKERGAEIVSESLKVDLSPEDEDIRNCQEFAASFASILDKQRSL
- a CDS encoding secondary thiamine-phosphate synthase enzyme YjbQ is translated as MNIFPLETKHHDEMIDITDSIQRYIQSIGIKEGIVHISSMHTTAGITVNENADPDVKIDFLRRLDEVYPWEHPKDRHMEGNTAAHLKTSTVGHAQVVSLSEGKLVLGTWQGIYFCEFDGPRNRTYAVQVIAAEKSEA